A region of Ursus arctos isolate Adak ecotype North America unplaced genomic scaffold, UrsArc2.0 scaffold_31, whole genome shotgun sequence DNA encodes the following proteins:
- the MDC1 gene encoding mediator of DNA damage checkpoint protein 1 isoform X13 — protein sequence MEDTQAVNWEVEEEEETETPNESLGCSLEPVGRLHIFSSAHGPEKDFPLYLGKNMVGRMPDCSVTLPFSSISKQHAVIEITAWDKAPVLQDCGSLNGTQVLRPPKVLSPGVSHRLRDQELILFADLPCQYHRLNVPLPFVSRGFLTVEETPRVQGGTQPQRLLLAEDSEEEVDSPSERCVMKEPRTSSLAAVVPESDEEGPSPAPDGPGLPFAFNLDSDTDEEESQHPAAGEASLAARTGSTAETEQPKVLATEIQLEKDQCSVKERNNDTKVEKDARNEVVPLGATLERNQTAGEDSDTDMDESRPAGLHLERAQASGIIDSDTDVEEEGIPATPAVVPIKKRQIFHGVSTESPQAPALVHLQESPTGSDTDVEQSELQLAVPPERNQASVVIDSNTDDEEEVLAALTLARLKESRANTWKRDTDVEEDRAQPVALLEQSQTSAGRDSDTDVEEEGIPMEKRGTVPKCHTDKAHSEKRQSPLRDSELGVDKDKSSLGVHLERSQASATVDINTQVEEKALSGPAVTLVGKHQVPMVWTSQTDAEVEGGQAKLPVMHLEEAHPPPLGDCETDAEEGTSLAASVVADTGKCQLPAKRDAGTEWAAAVLERERALEARAQDSEDLDLQATQCFVERENQSPEAVQSMEDEATQAFLVTLPQEPGPSCCSFQAPGALDEPWEVLATQPFCPRESEASEPQPIAAHLDAHGSCPSTPRTTPQAQHPEGPIHEEPLGIQGRGMQTVQKDMGTPREAVEGVAPERGPLNRETKNLPAGEREDMIEEEALTRGIRVLARDNQGQESDQKVKSASIKRNMESLNIEIEIPNEVQEEGIGKQTLAREIFEREAEKLVLERGGEPSGLGIEVPEVKLERGPQRGETGKGSQDQEEQASSLTSEPRAGTGDHQGLASAPGASGSQSGGAPMSPRRQQRGHVTCKMPPADKASVGDQESADACLPPAVPEASTPHQNPLLSQSQKHPVPQSFLSPSLSSLEPIPRTTQHGNQEVPETPLSSEMEPLHPKSKVRLRGSSRKTPSAISSLALEPHSTSPTDQPLSPKLTSRVTRGRTHRSSVKTPDPVVPTAPELQISTSKDQPVTSESTLQVTRSRTHRFSVKTPELVVPMVPEVQPSTSKEQPVTAELISPGRTRKSVKIPEPVVSPATRGKAHGSSVKTPKPVIPTATELQPSTSKDQSVTPEPISRVTWGRTRRSSVKIPEPTVPTVPELQPSTSKDQSITPEPTSQVAWGRTRRSSVKTPEPTVSTAPELQPSTSKDQSVITEPTSGATHSRTHRSSVKTPEPIIPTAPEVQPSIPTDQPVIPKPTSQVRTPRSAKTPDPIVPTALDLQPTTPGGQPVTPKRTSRGRTPRSSSKTPKSVVPTVPELQTSTPTDQPVTPKLTSQATRGRTQRSSIKTPEPVAPTAPEQPSISTDQPVTPEPTSRATRGRTHRSFVKIPQPTEPTAPDLESLTPTDRLVTPKAQGSQGKTLRSSTVSALPVLTNPEFQSPVPTDQPIPPEPIPQATCSRRLRATRKHGSLTAPIVCEPSSALPEPKSRSSRNQRQGAVRAVESLRTIPKPAFSQLPEAPTQATQIQNVEAAGGSELTPEPLPKAAQSRKRPLATVDKPPLQKRLQRGEVTQKTVFLKEEEEDPTERPGKEEDVVVPGPGKRKRDQAKEEPKGIPSHNLRRTKPNQESTAPKVLFTGVVDARGERAVLALGGSLASSVAEASHLVTDRVRRTVKFLCALGRGIPILSLDWLHQSRKAGCFLPPDEYVVTDPEQEENFGFSLRDALSRAQERRLLEGYEIHVTPGVQPPPPQMGEIISCCGGTVLPSMPRSYKPQRVVITCPQDFPRCSIPFRVGLPILSPEFLLTGVLKQEAKPEAFILSTLEMSSS from the exons ATGGAGGACACCCAGGCTGTTAACTGGGAGgttgaagaagaggaggagacagagacacCCAATGAATCCTTGGGGTGTAGCTTGGAGCCTGTAGGGCGATTGCATATCTTCAGTAGTGCCCATGGACCAGAAAAAG ATTTCCCCCTATATCTCGGGAAGAATATGGTGGGCCGAATGCCTGATTGCTCTGTGACCCTGCCCTTTTCATCCATCTCCAAACAACATGCAGTGATTGAAATCACAGCTTGGGACAAGGCACCTGTCCTCCAAGATTGTGGCAGCCTCAATGGTACTCAAGTCCTAAGGCCTCCTAAGGTCCTAAGCCCAGGGGTGAGTCATCGGCTAAGGGACCAGGAGTTGATTCTCTTTGCTGACTTGCCCTGCCAGTACCATCGCCTGAATGTCCCTCTGCCCTTTGTTTCCCGGGGCTTTCTAACTGTAGAAGAGACACCCAGGGTACAGGGAGGAACTCAACCACAGAGGCTCCTGTTGGCTGAGGACTCGGAGGAGGAAGTAG ATTCTCCTTCTGAAAGGTGTGTGATGAAAGAACCAAGGACCTCCTCTTTGGCAGCAGTAGTTCCAGAGAG TGATGAAGAGGGGCCTTCTCCTGCCCCAGACGGTCCTGGGCTACCATTTGCCTTCAACCTGGACAGTGACACAGATGAGGAAGAAAGTCAGCATCCAGCAGCAGGAGAGGCCTCCTTGGCTGCCAGAACAGGCTCCACTGCAGAGACAGAACAGCCTAAAGTTCTGGCAACTGAAATCCAGCTTGAAAAGGATCAGTGTTCAGTGAAGGAGAGGAACAATGACACAAAAGTTGAGAAGGATGCAAGGAATGAAGTGGTCCCACTTGGGGCCACTCTGGAGAGAAATCAAACTGCTGGGGAGGACAGTGACACAGATATGGATGAGAGCAGGCCTGCTGGGCTCCATTTGGAAAGGGCCCAGGCTTCTGGCATCATAGACAGTGATACTGATGTGGAAGAAGAAGGGATCCCTGCAACCCCAGCTGTAGTTCCTATAAAGAAGAGGCAAATCTTTCATGGAGTTAGTACAGAGAGTCCTCAGGCACCTGCTTTGGTACATCTACAGGAGAGCCCAACTGGTAGTGATACGGATGTGGAGCAAAGTGAGCTCCAACTGGCAGTCCCTCCAGAGAGAAACCAAGCCTCCGTCGTGATTGACAGCAATACAGATGACGAGGAAGAAGTCTTAGCAGCGCTCACTTTGGCACGTCTGAAAGAGAGCCGAGCCAATACATGGAAGAGAGATACAGATGTGGAAGAGGACAGGGCCCAACCTGTGGCCCTTCTGGAGCAAAGCCAAACCTCTGCTGGGAGAGACAGTGACACAGacgtggaggaggaggggatcCCAATGGAAAAGAGAGGAACTGTTCCCAAGTGTCATACAGATAAGGCACATTCAGAAAAGAGGCAGTCTCCTCTCCGAGACAGTGAACTAGGGGTGGACAAAGATAAGAGCTCACTTGGGGTCCACCTGGAGAGAAGCCAGGCCTCTGCCACAGTGGACATCAACACACAAGTGGAGGAGAAGGCCCTGTCAGGGCCAGCTGTTACACTTGTGGGGAAGCATCAGGTGCCTATGGTATGGACAAGCCAAACAGATGCGGAAGTAGAAGGGGGCCAAGCAAAGCTGCCTGTGATGCATCTAGAGGAAGCCCACCCTCCTCCACTTGGGGACTGTGAGACAGATGCAGAAGAGGGCACATCCTTAGCAGCCTCAGTGGTGGCAGATACAGGAAAGTGCCAGCTTCCGGCAAAAAGGGATGCTGGGACAGAATGGGCTGCAGCTGTTCTTGAGCGGGAGAGAGCTCTTGAGGCAAGGGCCCAGG ATTCTGAAGACCTGGACCTACAGGCTACCCAGTGCtttgtggagagagagaatcagagcCCAGAAG CAGTCCAGAGCATGGAGGATGAAGCCACCCAGGCCTTCCTGGTTACTTTACCCCAAGAGCCTGGCCCTTCCTGTTGCAGTTTCCAGGCCCCAG GTGCCCTGGATGAGCCGTGGGAAGTCTTGGCAACACAGCCATTCTGTCCGAGAGAGTCTGAGGCCTCTGAGCCCCAGCCCATTGCCGCCCACCTTGATGCCCATGGATCTTGCCCCTCTACACCTAGGACAACACCACAAGCCCAACATCCAGAGGGCCCAATTCATGAAGAGCCACTGGGGATTCAAGGCAGAGGGATGCAGACTGTGCAGAAAGACATGGGTACACCAAGAGAAGCAGTAGAGGGGGTGGCCCCTGAGAGAGGACCATTGAACAGGGAAACCAAGAACCtgccagcaggagagagagaagatatgATAGAAGAAGAAGCTTTAACCAGAGGGATACGGGTGTTAGCTAGAGATAATCAGGGACAAGAGTCTGACCAAAAGGTGAAAAGTGCAAGTATTAAAAGGAATATGGAGAGTTTAAACATAGAAATTGAGATACCCAACGAAGTACAAGAGGAAGGGATAGGAAAGCAGACTCTTGCAAgagaaatatttgagagagaagcagagaaactaGTACTAGAGAGAGGGGGTGAGCCAAGCGGATTAGGCATCGAGGTACCAGAAGTAAAGCTGGAGAGAGGCCCACAGAGAGGGGAAACAGGGAAGGGAAGCCAGGACCAGGAAGAGCAGGCTTCCAGTTTAACATCGGAGCCTAGAGCAGGGACAGGGGACCATCAGGGACTTGCTTCAGCCCCAGGAGCTTCTGGGAGCCAGTCAGGTGGAGCCCCAATGAGCCCCAGGAGGCAACAGAGAG GCCACGTGACTTGCAAGATGCCACCTGCTGACAAGGCCTCTGTG GGTGATCAGGAATCCGCAGATGCTTGTCTGCCTCCTGCAGTGCCTGAAGCCTCAACCCCACACCAGAACCCCCTTCTCTCTCAGAGTCAAAAACATCCTGTGCCCcagtccttcctttctccttctctatctTCTTTAGAGCCCATTCCCAGGACCACACAACATGGGAATCAGGAAGTTCCAGAGACTCCCTTGTCATCAGAGATGGAGCCTCTCCACCCAAAATCCAAAGTCAGGCTCCGAGGGTCTTCCAGGAAGACACCCTCCGCAATTTCTTCTTTAGCCCTTGAACCTCATTCTACCAGCCCCACAGACCAGCCCCTCAGTCCCAAGCTCACATCTCGGGTCACTCGGGGCAGGACACATAGGTCCTCTGTCAAGACCCCTGATCCAGTTGTCCCCACAGCCCCTGAGCTCCAGATTTCCACCTCCAAAGACCAGCCTGTCACCTCTGAGTCCACATTGCAGGTCACTCGGAGTAGGACACATAGGTTCTCTGTCAAGACCCCTGAACTGGTTGTTCCTATGGTCCCTGAAGTCCAGCCTTCCACCTCCAAAGAGCAGCCTGTCACTGCTGAGCTCATATCTCCGGGCAGGACCCGTAAATCTGTCAAGATCCCTGAACCAGTTGTCTCCCCAGCCACTCGGGGCAAGGCACATGGGTCCTCTGTCAAGACTCCCAAACCAGTTATCCCTACAGCCACTGAGCTCCAGCCTTCTACTTCCAAAGACCAGTCTGTCACCCCTGAGCCCATATCTCGGGTCACTTGGGGCAGGACTCGTAGGTCCTCTGTCAAGATTCCTGAACCAACTGTCCCCACAGTCCCTGAACTCCAGCCTTCCACCTCCAAGGACCAGTCTATCACCCCTGAGCCCACATCTCAGGTCGCTTGGGGCAGGACACGTAGGTCCTCTGTCAAGACTCCTGAACCAACTGTCTCCACAGCCCCTGAACTCCAGCCTTCCACCTCCAAAGACCAGTCTGTCATCACTGAACCCACATCTGGGGCCACTCACAGCAGGACACATAGGTCTTCTGTCAAGACTCCTGAGCCAATTATCCCAACAGCTCCTGAAGTCCAGCCTTCTATCCCCACAGACCAGCCTGTCATCCCCAAACCCACATCTCAGGTCAGGACACCCAGGTCTGCTAAGACCCCTGATCCAATTGTCCCCACAGCCCTTGACCTCCAGCCTACCACCCCCGGAGGCCAGCCTGTCACCCCCAAACGTACATCTCGGGGCAGGACACCTAGGTCTTCTAGCAAGACCCCCAAATCAGTTGTCCCCACGGTCCCTGAGCTCCAGACTTCCACCCCCACAGACCAGCCTGTCACCCCCAAACTCACATCTCAGGCAACTCGGGGCAGGACACAAAGGTCCTCTATCAAGACCCCTGAGCCAGTTGCCCCCACAGCGCCTGAACAGCCTTCCATCTCCACAGATCAGCCTGTCACTCCTGAGCCCACATCTCGGGCCACTCGGGGCAGGACACATAGGTCCTTTGTCAAGATCCCCCAGCCAACTGAACCCACAGCCCCTGACCTTGAATCTCTCACCCCCACAGATCGGCTGGTCACCCCCAAGGCTCAGGGTAGTCAGGGTAAGACACTAAGGTCTTCTACAGTAAGTGCTCTGCCAGTTCTTACCAACCCTGAATTCCAGTCTCCTGTTCCCACAGACCAGCCTATTCCCCCTGAGCCCATCCCTCAAGCCACTTGCAGCAGGAGGCTGAGGGCCACTAGGAAGCATGGATCCCTCACAGCTCCCATTGTCTGTGAGCCCTCCTCTGCACTCCCTGAACCTAAATCTCGGTCCTCAAGGAACCAAAGACAAGGAGCAGTGAGAGCAGTTGAGTCCCTCAGGACCATTCCCAAGCCTGCCTTTTCCCAGCTTCCTGAGGCCCCCACTCAGGCTACCCAGATCCAAAATGTAGAGGCAGCAGGCGGATCTGAGCTCACCCCAGAGCCCCTGCCTAAGGCCGCTCAGAGTCGCAAGAGGCCTTTGGCTACTGTGGATAAACCCCCACTTCAAAAACGGCTCCAAAGAGGAGAAGTCACCCAGAAGACAGTGTTCctcaaagaagaggaagaagatccaacggagaggccagggaaggaggag GATGTAGTGGTTCCAGGACcaggcaagagaaagagagaccaagcAAAGGAGGAGCCCAAGGGAATCCCAAGCCATAACCTTCGACGGACCAAACCTAACCAAGAGTCCACGGCCCCCAAA GTACTCTTCACAGGAGTGGTGGATGCCCGTGGAGAGCGGGCAGTGCTGGCCCTGGGGGGAAGTCTGGCTAGCTCCGTGGCAGAGGCTTCCCACCTGGTAACTGATCGAGTCCGACGCACGGTCAAGTTCCTCTGTGCCCTGGGGCGGGGGATCCCCATCCTCTCCTTGGACTGGCTGCACCAG TCCCGCAAGGCTGGTTGCTTCTTGCCCCCGGATGAATATGTGGTGACTGATCCTGAGCAGGAGGAGAACTTTGGCTTCAGCCTTCGAGATGCCCTGAGCCGGGCTCAGGAGCgaaggttgctggag GGCTATGAAATCCACGTGACCCCAGGAGTCCAGCCACCACCACCTCAGATGGGAGAGATCATCAGCTGCTGTGGAGGCACCGTACTACCCAGCATGCCCCGGTCCTATAAG cctcaAAGAGTTGTGATTACATGCCCCCAGGACTTCCCTCGATGCTCTATTCCATTTCGGGTTGGGCTGCCCATCCTCTCACCTGAGTTCCTGCTGACAGGAGTGCTGAAGCAGGAAGCCAAGCCAGAGGCCTTCATCCTGTCCACTTTGGAAATGTCATCCTCCTGA